The following are encoded in a window of Narcine bancroftii isolate sNarBan1 chromosome 2, sNarBan1.hap1, whole genome shotgun sequence genomic DNA:
- the bhlhe22 gene encoding class E basic helix-loop-helix protein 22, producing MERSLHLSEPQEDIFRQTLSSSAKRLESTFRPAAAIELSLPEPRSPMVCFEQTDADSLHQQPGGEAGGGSGQYAEHHVISCRESSGGDQSPDEDSDERCELMLGRQGGTERAGSLTKGAGGAASKKNKEQRALRLSINARERRRMHDLNDALDELRSVIPYAHSPSVRKLSKIATLLLAKNYILMQAQALDEMRRLVAYLNQGQSLPAAALPSSAAALTPSLGAYEQAAAGGYPFTASGLVAATASCPDKCATTTALYSRSSLCKQCSDKP from the coding sequence ATGGAAAGGAGCCTTCACCTCAGTGAACCACAAGAGGATATTTTTCGTCAAACTCTCAGCTCTTCGGCTAAAAGGCTGGAGAGTACTTTCCGCCCGGCTGCCGCAATCGAGCTGTCGCTGCCCGAGCCCCGCTCCCCGATGGTCTGCTTCGAGCAAACTGATGCCGACTCGTTGCATCAACAGCCAGGGGGAGAAGCTGGAGGGGGCAGCGGACAATATGCTGAGCACCATGTCATCTCTTGCCGGGAGAGTAGCGGCGGCGACCAGAGCCCAGACGAGGACAGCGACGAGCGTTGCGAGCTGATGCTGGGCAGGCAAGGCGGAACCGAGCGGGCCGGTTCTCTGACCAAAGGAGCCGGGGGGGCAGCAAGCAAGAAGAACAAGGAGCAGAGAGCCCTGAGGCTCAGCATCAACGCCCGGGAGAGGAGGCGCATGCATGACTTAAACGACGCGCTGGACGAGTTGAGGTCGGTGATCCCTTACGCGCACAGCCCGTCCGTTCGGAAGCTCTCCAAGATCGCCACTCTGCTTCTGGCTAAGAACTACATCCTGATGCAGGCTCAGGCACTGGACGAGATGAGGAGGCTGGTGGCGTACCTCAATCAGGGCCAGAGCTTGCCGGCGGCAGCGCTACCGTCCTCTGCCGCCGCCCTCACTCCCAGCTTGGGTGCCTACGAGCAAGCAGCGGCTGGCGGCTACCCGTTCACCGCCAGCGGCTTAGTGGCGGCGACAGCAAGCTGCCCTGACAAGTGCGCCACCACCACAGCTCTTTACAGCAGGTCCAGTCTCTGCAAACAGTGCAGCGACAAGCcttaa